Proteins from a genomic interval of Phenylobacterium sp. LH3H17:
- a CDS encoding acyl-CoA dehydrogenase family protein — MALDLETREQLIDTVRRFVTERLRPLEAKVSEDDAIPDEVLAEMRELGLYGLSIPEAFGGLDLSMEDECLVAVELGRTSPAFRSAFGTNVGIGSQGLVMFGTDEQKAKYLPGIASGEIITSFALTEPEAGSDSANVQTKAVLDGDAYVLNGTKRYITNANKAHLFTVMARTDPAKPGGGGVSAFLVERDLPGLSVGKPEKKMGQQGAHICDVNFDNVRVPVANRLGREGEGFKVAMQVLDRGRLHISAVCIGVAERLIAGSVAYATERKQFGQAISNFQLIQGMIADSKTESLAAKALTMETARKRDAGQSVTMEAAAAKYFASEMVGKVADRAVQIFGGAGYVADHGIERFYRDVRIFRIYEGTSQVQQVVIARETLKRGG, encoded by the coding sequence ATGGCCCTCGACCTCGAAACCCGCGAACAGCTCATCGACACGGTGCGCCGGTTCGTCACCGAGCGGCTGCGGCCGCTGGAGGCCAAGGTCTCGGAAGACGACGCCATCCCTGACGAGGTGCTGGCCGAGATGCGCGAGCTGGGCCTCTACGGCCTGTCGATCCCCGAGGCGTTCGGCGGTCTGGACCTCTCCATGGAGGACGAGTGCCTGGTGGCCGTGGAGCTCGGCCGCACCAGCCCGGCCTTCCGCTCGGCCTTCGGCACCAATGTCGGCATCGGCAGCCAGGGCCTGGTGATGTTCGGCACCGACGAACAGAAGGCCAAGTACCTTCCCGGCATCGCATCGGGGGAGATCATCACCTCCTTCGCGCTCACCGAGCCGGAGGCGGGGTCCGACAGCGCCAATGTGCAGACCAAGGCCGTGCTGGACGGGGACGCCTACGTCCTCAACGGGACCAAGCGTTACATCACCAACGCCAACAAGGCCCACCTGTTTACGGTGATGGCTCGCACCGATCCCGCTAAGCCTGGCGGCGGCGGGGTCTCGGCCTTCCTCGTGGAGCGCGACCTGCCGGGCCTGTCGGTGGGCAAGCCCGAGAAGAAGATGGGTCAGCAGGGCGCCCATATCTGCGACGTGAACTTCGACAATGTCCGTGTGCCGGTGGCCAACCGCCTGGGCCGGGAGGGCGAGGGGTTCAAGGTCGCCATGCAGGTGCTGGACCGCGGCCGTCTGCACATCTCGGCGGTCTGTATCGGCGTGGCCGAGCGCCTGATCGCCGGCAGCGTCGCCTACGCCACCGAGCGCAAGCAGTTCGGCCAGGCGATCTCCAACTTCCAGCTCATCCAGGGGATGATCGCCGACTCCAAGACCGAGAGCCTGGCGGCCAAGGCGCTCACCATGGAGACCGCCCGCAAGCGCGACGCCGGTCAGAGCGTGACCATGGAGGCCGCCGCGGCCAAGTACTTCGCCTCCGAGATGGTCGGGAAGGTGGCCGACCGCGCGGTGCAGATCTTCGGCGGGGCCGGCTATGTCGCCGACCACGGGATCGAGCGGTTCTATCGCGACGTGCGCATCTTCCGCATCTATGAGGGCACCAGCCAGGTGCAGCAGGTGGTCATCGCCCGCGAGACCCTGAAGCGGGGCGGCTGA
- a CDS encoding alpha/beta hydrolase has product MRLFAVLLAALLLSACATMSVQQAAQPPVGFQGPRLEGAAFVSFDGSRLGLTRWEAVGEPKAVVVAVHGMNDYANAFHLAAPQWAADGVTTYAYDQRGFGRSPNRGVWGGDQLMVEDLRTMVALVRAERPGVPVIVAGESMGGAVAIQAFASDRPPPADRLILMAPAVWGWSNQPLPYKTTLWLAARVTPGKIYTPPRWLAERVQPTDNRAELIAMGRDPLMVWGARSDTIYGLVALMERAWRQVAMVKVPVLYVYGANDEIIPRKPSLQAARKLKPTDRSAFYDKGWHLMTRDRQGPTVIADLLAFIKDPAAPLPSGAPPIPGAPTHPNRSLVTDSATTARAGL; this is encoded by the coding sequence ATGAGACTGTTCGCCGTCCTCCTGGCCGCCCTGCTGCTCAGCGCCTGCGCCACCATGAGCGTGCAGCAGGCCGCTCAGCCGCCGGTGGGCTTCCAGGGCCCGCGGCTGGAAGGCGCCGCCTTCGTCAGCTTCGACGGCTCGCGCCTGGGCCTGACCCGCTGGGAGGCCGTAGGCGAGCCCAAGGCGGTGGTGGTCGCCGTCCACGGCATGAACGACTACGCCAACGCCTTCCATTTGGCGGCGCCCCAGTGGGCGGCCGACGGCGTGACCACCTACGCCTACGACCAGCGCGGTTTCGGCCGGTCGCCCAATCGCGGGGTCTGGGGCGGTGACCAACTGATGGTCGAGGACCTGCGGACCATGGTCGCCCTGGTCCGGGCCGAGCGTCCGGGCGTCCCGGTGATCGTGGCCGGCGAGAGCATGGGCGGGGCGGTGGCCATCCAGGCCTTCGCCTCGGATCGCCCGCCGCCGGCCGACCGGCTGATCCTGATGGCGCCGGCGGTCTGGGGCTGGTCGAACCAGCCCTTACCCTACAAGACCACCCTGTGGCTCGCCGCGCGGGTGACGCCCGGCAAGATCTACACGCCGCCGCGCTGGCTCGCCGAGCGCGTCCAGCCGACCGACAATCGCGCGGAGCTGATCGCCATGGGCCGTGATCCGCTGATGGTCTGGGGCGCGCGGTCCGACACGATCTACGGACTGGTGGCCCTGATGGAGCGGGCCTGGCGGCAGGTGGCGATGGTCAAGGTGCCGGTGCTCTACGTCTACGGCGCCAATGACGAGATCATTCCCCGCAAGCCCTCGCTGCAGGCGGCCCGGAAGCTCAAGCCCACCGATCGCTCGGCGTTCTACGACAAGGGCTGGCACCTGATGACCCGCGACCGCCAGGGGCCGACGGTCATCGCCGACCTGCTCGCCTTCATCAAGGATCCCGCGGCGCCGTTGCCTTCGGGCGCGCCGCCGATTCCAGGGGCGCCGACCCATCCGAACCGATCGTTGGTGACGGACTCCGCGACAACGGCCCGGGCGGGGTTGTGA
- a CDS encoding glutathione S-transferase family protein produces the protein MILYGSSLSPFVRKTLAFAAEKGMELELQPAGMGGGPPEFKLASPFGKMPGFKDGDFLLCDSTAIITYLDAIQPEPNLIPTEPKARARTIWFEEFADTILIAAAGTMFFNRIVSPKFLGKPGDEAAAAKAETETLPPILDYLEQVLPASGWLVEDRITLADIAVASVFVNLSHLQWKPNEERHPRATAYVQKVLARPSYAKWVEAEKAMFAA, from the coding sequence ATGATCCTCTATGGCTCGTCTCTCTCGCCCTTCGTGCGCAAGACCCTGGCCTTCGCGGCCGAGAAGGGCATGGAGCTGGAATTGCAGCCCGCCGGCATGGGCGGCGGCCCGCCGGAGTTCAAGCTGGCCAGTCCGTTCGGCAAGATGCCCGGCTTCAAGGACGGCGACTTCCTGCTGTGCGACTCCACGGCGATCATCACCTATCTGGACGCGATCCAGCCCGAGCCGAACCTGATCCCCACCGAGCCCAAGGCCCGGGCCAGGACGATCTGGTTCGAGGAGTTCGCCGACACCATCCTGATCGCCGCCGCGGGGACGATGTTCTTCAACCGCATCGTCTCGCCCAAGTTCCTGGGCAAGCCGGGCGACGAGGCCGCCGCCGCCAAGGCCGAGACCGAGACCCTGCCGCCGATCCTCGACTACCTGGAACAGGTGTTGCCGGCGTCCGGCTGGCTGGTCGAGGACCGCATCACCCTGGCCGACATCGCGGTGGCCAGCGTGTTCGTGAACCTCAGCCACCTGCAGTGGAAGCCGAACGAGGAACGCCATCCCCGGGCCACGGCCTATGTCCAGAAGGTCCTGGCCCGGCCGTCCTACGCCAAGTGGGTCGAGGCGGAAAAGGCGATGTTCGCGGCCTAA
- a CDS encoding uracil-DNA glycosylase family protein: MSLPVVLAEIAACRACAGELAHEPRPVVMVTPKTRLLICGQAPGRRVHESGMPFTDPSGERLRGWMGIDAETFYGRPEIGVAAMAFCFPGTDPKGGDYPPPKRCAQLWRPRLLAALPEMELTLLVGGHAQAWALGDRAKANMTETVRAWREYLPRYLPMPHPSWRNTGWLKRNPWFEAEVAPYLRQRVQGILTP; the protein is encoded by the coding sequence ATGAGCCTGCCCGTCGTCCTCGCCGAGATCGCCGCCTGCCGGGCGTGCGCGGGGGAACTTGCCCACGAGCCACGGCCGGTGGTCATGGTGACGCCCAAGACTCGCCTGCTGATCTGCGGTCAGGCGCCCGGTCGTCGCGTGCACGAGAGCGGCATGCCCTTCACCGATCCGTCCGGGGAGCGGCTGCGCGGCTGGATGGGGATCGACGCGGAGACCTTCTACGGCCGGCCTGAGATCGGCGTGGCGGCCATGGCCTTCTGCTTCCCCGGAACCGATCCCAAGGGCGGGGACTATCCGCCGCCCAAGCGCTGCGCCCAACTCTGGCGCCCGCGCCTGCTGGCCGCCCTGCCGGAGATGGAGCTGACCCTGCTGGTCGGCGGCCACGCCCAGGCCTGGGCGCTTGGCGACCGGGCCAAGGCCAATATGACCGAGACCGTGCGGGCCTGGCGCGAGTACCTGCCGCGCTATCTGCCCATGCCCCATCCGTCCTGGCGCAACACCGGCTGGCTGAAGCGTAACCCCTGGTTCGAGGCCGAGGTGGCGCCCTATCTTCGCCAAAGGGTGCAAGGCATTCTGACGCCATGA
- a CDS encoding molybdopterin-dependent oxidoreductase, whose translation MIRILALIATLALALPAAAQELTIVGLDGKAKVLRAADLAGFPRAEVAVAQDKGFKTYEGPILAYVLRAGGLPVGPRLHGDPLRAFVIVSGADGFQAVFSLAELDKDYHDGTVVLGDKVDGQTLSAKEGPWRLAVSGDKKRWRSVHGVTRIEARLSDAPAAKAASAMDHAH comes from the coding sequence ATGATCAGGATCCTCGCCCTCATCGCGACCTTGGCCCTGGCCCTTCCGGCCGCCGCGCAGGAACTGACCATCGTAGGTCTCGACGGCAAGGCCAAGGTGCTGCGGGCCGCCGACCTCGCGGGCTTCCCGCGCGCCGAGGTGGCCGTCGCGCAGGACAAGGGGTTCAAGACCTATGAAGGCCCGATCCTGGCCTATGTGCTGCGCGCCGGCGGCCTGCCGGTCGGCCCCAGGCTGCACGGCGATCCCCTGCGGGCCTTCGTGATCGTCAGCGGCGCCGACGGCTTCCAGGCGGTGTTCTCGCTGGCCGAGCTCGACAAGGACTATCACGACGGGACGGTGGTGCTGGGCGACAAGGTCGACGGCCAGACTCTGTCCGCCAAGGAGGGGCCCTGGCGGCTGGCGGTCTCGGGGGACAAGAAGCGTTGGCGCAGCGTCCATGGCGTCACCCGCATCGAGGCGCGGCTTTCAGACGCGCCGGCCGCGAAGGCGGCCTCGGCCATGGACCACGCCCACTAG
- the pcaF gene encoding 3-oxoadipyl-CoA thiolase produces MQGRTVYLCGGLRSPIGRYAGALSKVRADDLAAHPLKALMAAYPNLDWELVDEVIYGNVNQAGEDNRNVARMALLLAGLPQTTPGLTVNRLCASGLDAVIAGARTIAAGEADLIIAGGVESMSRAPFVMAKPDTAFSRTPEMYDTTIGWRFVNPALKKQYGVDAMPETAENVATDYQINRADQDAFAQRSQARVGAARARGFFDGEIAALTIKDRKGDMVVSQDEHPRPDTTLEALSALRPIVREDGTVTAGNASGVNDGACALLLASAEMVQKLGLEPLARIEGGASGGVAPRVMGVGPVPAVAKLVARLGITARDFDVIELNEAFAAQALACTRAWGLEDDAEHVNPNGGAIAIGHPLGASGARLALTAARALNERGGERALATMCVGVGQGSALALAKA; encoded by the coding sequence ATGCAAGGCCGGACTGTCTATCTCTGCGGCGGACTTCGCAGCCCCATCGGCCGCTATGCGGGCGCGCTTTCCAAGGTGCGGGCCGACGACCTGGCGGCCCATCCGCTGAAGGCCCTGATGGCCGCCTATCCGAACCTGGACTGGGAACTGGTCGACGAGGTCATCTACGGAAACGTCAACCAGGCCGGCGAGGACAACCGCAATGTGGCGCGCATGGCCCTGCTGCTGGCCGGCCTACCGCAGACCACGCCGGGATTGACGGTCAATCGCCTCTGCGCCTCGGGCCTGGACGCGGTGATCGCCGGGGCCCGCACCATCGCCGCGGGCGAGGCCGACCTGATCATCGCCGGCGGGGTGGAGAGCATGAGCCGCGCCCCGTTCGTCATGGCCAAGCCCGACACCGCCTTCTCGCGCACCCCGGAGATGTACGACACCACCATCGGCTGGCGGTTCGTCAATCCGGCGCTCAAGAAGCAGTACGGCGTCGACGCCATGCCCGAGACGGCCGAGAACGTGGCGACCGACTACCAGATCAACCGCGCCGACCAGGACGCCTTCGCCCAGCGCAGCCAGGCCCGCGTCGGCGCGGCCCGCGCGCGGGGCTTCTTCGACGGCGAGATCGCGGCCCTGACCATCAAGGACCGCAAGGGCGACATGGTGGTCAGCCAGGACGAGCACCCGCGGCCCGACACCACGCTGGAGGCGCTGAGCGCGCTGCGGCCCATCGTCCGCGAGGACGGCACGGTGACCGCGGGCAACGCCTCGGGGGTCAATGACGGCGCCTGCGCCCTGCTGCTGGCCTCGGCCGAGATGGTCCAGAAGCTGGGCCTGGAGCCCCTGGCCCGCATCGAGGGCGGCGCCTCGGGCGGCGTCGCGCCCCGGGTCATGGGTGTCGGCCCGGTGCCGGCGGTGGCCAAGCTGGTCGCTCGCCTGGGGATCACCGCGCGAGACTTCGACGTCATCGAGCTGAACGAGGCCTTCGCCGCCCAGGCGCTCGCCTGCACCCGCGCCTGGGGGCTGGAGGACGACGCCGAGCACGTGAATCCGAACGGCGGCGCCATCGCCATCGGCCACCCGCTGGGCGCGTCCGGAGCGCGTCTGGCGCTCACGGCGGCTCGGGCGCTGAACGAACGCGGCGGGGAGCGGGCGCTCGCCACCATGTGCGTGGGCGTCGGACAGGGCTCGGCCCTGGCGCTCGCCAAGGCCTGA
- a CDS encoding PaaI family thioesterase, with protein sequence MARNFMDGGEQQTTAWRHELIETGEWAGWYAYGNDPFEDLAGPFYYRKGEDGRPICAVRAEPRHMNGGGFMHGGALMTFADYCLFVIAREALAESRSVTATFNSEFVGAVPLGSMVECTGEVVKAGRSMIFVRGLMTAGGEAVMSFSGVLKKTSVRT encoded by the coding sequence TTGGCGAGGAATTTCATGGACGGCGGCGAACAGCAGACCACGGCCTGGCGGCACGAACTCATCGAGACGGGCGAGTGGGCCGGCTGGTACGCCTATGGCAACGACCCGTTTGAGGACCTGGCCGGTCCCTTCTACTACCGCAAGGGCGAGGACGGCCGGCCGATCTGCGCCGTGCGGGCCGAGCCCCGGCACATGAACGGCGGCGGCTTCATGCACGGCGGGGCGCTGATGACCTTCGCCGACTACTGCCTGTTCGTGATCGCCCGCGAGGCGCTCGCCGAGAGCCGCAGCGTGACGGCCACCTTCAACAGCGAGTTCGTCGGCGCGGTGCCCCTGGGCTCGATGGTGGAATGCACCGGCGAGGTGGTGAAGGCCGGCCGCAGCATGATCTTCGTCCGCGGCCTGATGACCGCCGGCGGCGAGGCGGTGATGAGCTTCTCGGGGGTGCTCAAGAAGACCAGCGTCAGGACCTGA
- a CDS encoding MsnO8 family LLM class oxidoreductase, which yields MSVTLSVLDLSPVSGDGSQAQAVRDTIEVAKAAERLGYHRFWVAEHHNIGTLSSPAPEILIAALTQATRTIRLGSGGVMLVNYSPLKVAEVFMELEALAPGRIDLGVGRALGTDGRTGGALRTAGSEAFPQYFALLNAWLLDASGREPITEAHPAHDIHANPSGPSHPDLFMLTSSPESADFAGRAGVGMVFAEFIARTDGTPSVEAYRGAFEPSVFREAPWAAIATVALAAETDEEAQRLAAPMRASNLATLFNQRRRFRSIPEAQAFLAEHAGDPRLAGVMARGIVGDAATVRAGLAAKAESTGADELFVMAVGPTLETRIRSLELIKPD from the coding sequence GTGAGCGTCACGCTCTCCGTCCTCGACCTGTCGCCGGTCAGCGGAGATGGGAGCCAGGCCCAGGCGGTCCGCGACACCATAGAGGTGGCCAAGGCCGCCGAGCGGCTCGGCTATCACCGGTTCTGGGTGGCCGAGCACCACAATATCGGTACGCTCTCTTCCCCGGCGCCGGAGATCCTGATCGCGGCCCTGACCCAGGCCACCCGGACCATCCGCCTGGGGTCGGGCGGGGTGATGCTGGTGAACTACTCGCCGCTGAAGGTGGCCGAGGTGTTCATGGAGCTGGAGGCCCTGGCTCCCGGTCGCATCGACCTCGGGGTCGGGCGCGCCCTGGGTACGGACGGCCGCACCGGCGGGGCCCTGCGCACGGCGGGCTCGGAGGCCTTCCCGCAGTATTTCGCCCTGCTGAACGCCTGGCTGCTGGACGCCTCGGGCCGCGAGCCGATCACCGAAGCCCACCCCGCCCACGACATCCACGCCAACCCGTCGGGGCCGAGTCATCCCGATCTCTTCATGCTGACCTCCTCGCCCGAAAGCGCCGACTTCGCCGGCCGCGCCGGGGTGGGCATGGTGTTCGCCGAGTTCATCGCCCGGACCGACGGGACGCCCTCGGTGGAAGCCTACCGGGGCGCCTTCGAGCCCTCGGTGTTTCGCGAGGCGCCCTGGGCCGCGATCGCCACTGTCGCGCTCGCCGCCGAGACCGACGAGGAAGCCCAGCGCCTGGCGGCGCCCATGCGCGCGTCCAACCTCGCCACCCTGTTCAACCAGCGCCGCCGCTTTCGCTCCATTCCCGAGGCCCAAGCCTTCCTCGCCGAGCACGCGGGCGACCCGCGGCTGGCGGGCGTGATGGCGCGCGGGATCGTGGGTGACGCGGCGACCGTGCGCGCCGGGCTCGCGGCGAAGGCCGAGAGCACGGGCGCCGACGAACTCTTCGTCATGGCGGTCGGCCCGACCCTTGAGACCCGCATCCGGTCGCTGGAGCTGATCAAACCCGACTAG
- a CDS encoding NupC/NupG family nucleoside CNT transporter has translation MFRPENAQSLAGLAFILVVCWAISENRRTFPWKLAAGAIFVQIVLILLLFGLPGSQAVIQTINNGVDGLSAATAQGTRFVFGYMGGGDQPYQVTNSGALFTFAFQVLPLILVISALSALLWHWHVLKWVIRVFGILFQRTMGLGGASALAVAANIFLGMIESPIVIRAYLDRLTRSELFLMMVVGLATVAGSTMVAYATILKASLPNAAAHVLVASIISAPAGVLLARIVVPEKQGLGGAYADYTSLLKYDSAIDAISKGTMDGLSVVLNISAILIVFVALVAIGNGLLSVFPPVYGEPITIERVLGLFFAPLAWAMGVHWDEALKAGYLLGVKLMLTEFIAFIQLGAVPAGEMSERTRMIMTYALCGFANVGSVGITVSGIGVLMPERRNEIIGMVWKALVAGFLATCMTAALVGAMPHELFGH, from the coding sequence ATGTTTCGTCCTGAAAACGCGCAGAGCCTCGCCGGCCTGGCCTTCATCCTGGTCGTCTGCTGGGCGATTTCCGAGAACCGCAGGACCTTCCCGTGGAAGCTGGCGGCGGGCGCCATCTTCGTCCAGATCGTCCTGATCCTGCTGCTGTTCGGCCTGCCGGGCTCGCAGGCGGTGATCCAGACGATCAACAATGGGGTCGACGGCCTGAGCGCGGCCACCGCCCAGGGCACCCGGTTCGTGTTCGGCTACATGGGCGGCGGCGACCAGCCCTACCAGGTGACCAATAGCGGAGCCCTGTTCACCTTCGCCTTCCAGGTCCTGCCGCTGATCCTCGTCATCTCGGCGCTCTCGGCCCTGCTGTGGCACTGGCACGTGCTGAAGTGGGTGATCCGGGTGTTCGGCATCCTGTTCCAGCGCACCATGGGGCTGGGCGGCGCCTCGGCGCTGGCGGTCGCGGCCAACATCTTCCTGGGCATGATCGAAAGCCCCATCGTCATCCGCGCCTATCTGGACCGCCTGACGCGTTCGGAGCTGTTCCTGATGATGGTGGTGGGCCTGGCCACCGTCGCCGGCTCGACCATGGTGGCCTATGCGACCATCCTGAAGGCCAGCCTGCCCAACGCGGCGGCCCATGTGCTGGTCGCCTCGATCATCTCCGCCCCGGCCGGGGTGCTGCTGGCGCGGATCGTGGTGCCGGAGAAGCAGGGCCTGGGCGGCGCCTATGCCGACTACACCTCGCTGCTGAAATACGACTCCGCCATCGACGCCATCAGCAAGGGCACCATGGACGGGCTGTCGGTGGTGCTGAACATCTCGGCCATCCTGATCGTCTTCGTGGCCCTGGTGGCCATCGGCAACGGCCTGCTCTCGGTCTTTCCACCGGTCTATGGCGAGCCGATCACCATCGAGCGGGTGCTGGGCCTGTTCTTCGCGCCGCTGGCCTGGGCCATGGGGGTCCACTGGGACGAGGCGCTCAAGGCCGGCTACCTGCTGGGCGTCAAGCTGATGCTCACCGAGTTCATCGCCTTCATCCAGCTAGGCGCCGTCCCGGCCGGCGAGATGAGCGAGCGCACGCGGATGATCATGACCTACGCGCTGTGCGGCTTCGCCAATGTGGGGTCGGTGGGGATCACGGTCTCGGGGATAGGCGTCCTGATGCCCGAGCGGCGCAACGAGATCATCGGCATGGTCTGGAAGGCGCTGGTCGCGGGCTTCCTGGCCACCTGCATGACCGCGGCCCTGGTCGGCGCCATGCCGCACGAACTGTTCGGACACTAG
- a CDS encoding DUF3253 domain-containing protein, with protein sequence MSVDMEAVILEILGKLPAGKSASSEEVARAADNENWRKLTGHVRNTARGLARQGRIVVTRHGKPADPETFKGVYRLRLPLPGETATPQGADQ encoded by the coding sequence ATGAGCGTCGATATGGAGGCCGTGATCCTCGAGATCCTCGGCAAGCTGCCGGCCGGCAAGTCGGCTTCCTCGGAGGAGGTAGCCCGCGCCGCCGACAACGAGAACTGGCGCAAGCTGACCGGCCACGTGCGAAACACCGCCCGGGGCCTGGCCCGTCAGGGTAGGATCGTCGTCACCCGGCATGGCAAGCCCGCCGATCCCGAGACCTTCAAGGGCGTCTACCGGCTGCGCCTGCCGCTGCCCGGCGAGACCGCCACACCGCAAGGAGCTGACCAATGA
- a CDS encoding Glu/Leu/Phe/Val dehydrogenase dimerization domain-containing protein → MTLFDSPSFEGHEGVHSFFDEKTGLKSIIAVHSTARGPAAGGCRMWPYASAEAALEDALRLSRAMSYKNAMADLELGGGKAVIIGDSRTQKTPALFEAFGRAVDSLGGKYWTAEDVGVSPADLMSARKATRYVAGLEGHAAASGDPSPVTAEGVFRGVRLVVRRALKRDLDGVTVAVQGVGHVGAYLAEKLHAAGAKLILTDVNEQALAEVAARTNAKVVAPGAIFDAEADVFAPCALGGAINASTLPRLKAKIIAGGANNQLADPEIGRELFERGMLYAPDYVINGGGIINVAAEIRGLERGEAFDPTWVAAKLDRLMVTLEEVLDRALAEGRPTHEVAGDMAKARIAQAAAERLAA, encoded by the coding sequence ATGACCTTGTTCGATTCTCCTTCATTCGAGGGACATGAAGGCGTCCATTCGTTCTTCGACGAAAAAACCGGTCTTAAAAGCATCATCGCCGTGCACTCCACGGCCCGGGGCCCCGCCGCCGGCGGCTGCCGCATGTGGCCCTATGCCAGCGCCGAGGCAGCCCTGGAGGACGCCCTGCGGCTGTCGCGGGCCATGTCCTACAAGAATGCCATGGCCGACCTGGAGCTGGGCGGCGGCAAGGCCGTGATCATCGGTGATTCCCGCACCCAGAAGACCCCGGCCCTGTTCGAGGCCTTCGGCCGCGCCGTCGACAGCCTGGGCGGCAAGTACTGGACCGCCGAGGACGTCGGCGTCTCGCCGGCCGACCTGATGAGCGCCCGCAAGGCCACCCGCTATGTGGCCGGTCTGGAAGGCCACGCCGCGGCCTCGGGCGATCCCTCGCCCGTCACCGCCGAGGGCGTGTTTCGTGGGGTGCGGCTGGTGGTGCGGCGGGCGCTGAAGCGCGACCTCGACGGGGTCACGGTCGCTGTCCAGGGCGTGGGCCATGTGGGCGCCTACCTGGCCGAGAAGCTGCACGCGGCGGGCGCGAAGCTGATCCTCACCGACGTCAACGAGCAGGCCCTGGCCGAGGTCGCCGCCCGTACCAACGCCAAGGTCGTGGCGCCGGGCGCCATCTTCGACGCCGAGGCCGACGTCTTCGCGCCGTGCGCCTTGGGCGGGGCGATCAACGCCTCCACCCTGCCGCGGCTGAAGGCCAAGATCATCGCCGGCGGCGCCAACAACCAGCTCGCCGATCCCGAGATCGGTCGCGAGCTGTTCGAGCGCGGCATGCTCTACGCCCCCGACTATGTGATCAACGGCGGCGGCATCATCAACGTAGCCGCCGAGATCCGCGGCCTGGAACGCGGCGAGGCCTTCGACCCGACCTGGGTCGCGGCCAAGCTCGACCGGCTGATGGTCACCCTGGAGGAGGTGCTCGACCGAGCGCTGGCCGAAGGCCGCCCGACCCACGAAGTCGCCGGCGACATGGCCAAGGCCCGCATCGCCCAGGCGGCGGCCGAACGCCTGGCCGCCTAG